The following nucleotide sequence is from Lysobacterales bacterium.
ACTGCATCGACGCACGCATCGTGGTCGCGGCGATGGGCGGCTTGCATGTCCCGAACTGGCCCGACCTTCCCGGTCGCGAATCCTTCGCTGGCCGACATTGCCACAGCGCGCGCTGGGACCCTTCGATCGACTTCGCCGGCCAGCGCGTCGGCGTGATCGGGACCGGCACCAGCGCGATCCAGTTGATCCCCGAACTGGCCAAGACTGCGGGGCGGTTGACCGTGTTCCAGCGGACGCCGGTGTGGGTGTTGCCACGTCCGGATGTCGCGATTCCGTCCTGGCTGCAACGCCTGTTCGCGCGCCTGCCGCCCTTGCGCCTGGCGTTTCGCGCAGCGCTGTATCTGCAACTGGAGTTGCTGTCGCTGACCTTGCTGAAGCCGCGCACGGCGTTCTGGGCGCGATGGCTGGCGCGGCGGCATCTGCGTCGACAGATCCCGGACACCACCGTGCGCAGCGCGCTGCAGCCGGATTATCCGATCGGCTGCAAGCGAATCGCCTTATCCAGCGACTACTACCCGGCATTGCAACGGGCAAACGTGCATCTCGACAGCGCCGCCATCGCCGCGATCGAGCCGGGCGGCATGCGCATGGCCGATGGCCGGCACGTGGCACTCGACGTGCTGGTCTATGCCACCGGGTTCCGGCCAATGGACGTGCTTGCGGCCGTGCAGGTCGAAGGCGAGGGCGGTGCATCGCTCGACCGTGTGTGGTCGGAACGGCCGTGCACGGCAAACGGCGTCGCCGTTCCCGGATTTCCGAACCTGTTCTTCCTGCTCGGACCGAATACCGCGCTCGGACACAATTCGGTCCTGTACATGATCGAGTCGCAGACCCGCCACATCGCGACGCTGCTCCGGGACATGCGCCGGAAACGCGCCACCCGGATCGACGCAACGCCTGCAGCCATGACGCGCTTCATCGCCGACATCGACCGTGCCTTTCCAGGCACCGCCTGGGCAGGTGGTTGCAGGAGTTGGTACCTGGACGCCAAGGGCCGCAACATCGCGCTCTGGGTCGGGCCCGCGATCGGTTATCGCTGGCGACTGTGGCGGGCGCGGCATCGCGACTACATCATCGACTGACCTGACCGCACGGTGCTGGTCCTACAATAGGCGCTGGAACCAGATATTTCGGAGCGGGCGCATGGACAAGGCAGGGATTCCGGTCGTGACGATCGACGGCCCGAGTGGCTCGGGCAAAGGCACGATCTCGCGTGCGCTGGCCGAACGCCTGGGCTGGCATTTTCTCGACAGTGGCGCGCTGTACCGGGCCGTCGGCCTGGCCGCGAGCTGGGCCGACATCGACCTGAATGACGACGATGCACTGGCCCGATGCGCTGCCGAGACTTCGGTGCAATTCGTTGATCGCAAAGGAGATGACCCGCTGGTCTTCGTCAATGGCGTGGAATCCAGCAGCGATCTGCGGACCGAACTGGCGGGCGCTACCGCCTCAGCCATCGCCGCGGTTCCGGCGGTGCGCGCCGCCTTGGTCGACAAGCAGCGCTCGTTCCGTCAAGCGCCCGGACTGGTCGCCGACGGCCGCGATATGGGCACCGTCATCTTCCCGGAGGCGGTGATCAAGGTGTTTCTGACCGCCAGCGCCGACGAGCGCGCCGAGAGGCGGTATAAGCAGTTGAAGCAAAAGGGCTTCGAAGTTACACTCTCCACCCTTTTGCGCGAGATTCTCGCGCGGGACGCCCGTGACGCCGAGCGTCCGGTGGCACCGCTCAAGCCCGCATCCGATGCGATCCTGATCGATACCACCGGCATCGGTATCGATGAGGTGGTGGATCGCGTGTTGGCCCAGGTTCTCGCGAACCCGTACTGACTGCGGCGCACCCCCGACTTGGTGCAGGCGTGGTCCCGGCTCCGTCCGGGGTATTCGCAACGGCGGCAACGCCATCACCCAAGCCGGACGTGGTCCGCGCCGCGGTCCGTCAGATTTCTCCAACTGGAACCCAACATGACCGAAAGTTTTGCCGAACTGTTTGAAATGAGCCAGAACGCGCTGTCGCGTCTGAAGCCGGGCAGCATCGTGACCGGCGTCGTCGTCGAAGTGCGCACCGACGTGGTCGTCATCCACGCCGGACTGAAGTCCGAGGGCATTGTCCCGATCGAGCAGTTCAGGAACGACCTGGGCGAAATCGACGTGGCCGTGGGCGACGAAGTCAAGGTCGCGCTCGACTCGCTGGAAAACGGATTTGGCGAAACCGTGCTGTCGCGCGAGAAGGCCAAGCGCTCGATGGTCTGGGACGAACTGGAGAAGGCGCTGGAAGCCAACGCCACCGTCAACGGTCGCATCAGCGGCAAGGTCAAGGGCGGTTTCACCGTCGACATCCGCGATGTGCGTGCGTTCCTGCCGGGTTCGCTGGTCGATGTGCGCCCGGTGCGCGACACCAGCTACCTCGAAGGCAAGGAACTGGAATTCAAGATCATCAAGCTCGATCGCAAGCGCAACAACGTCGTGGTCTCGCGCCGCGCCGTGGTGGAAAGCGAATTCAGCGCGGAACGCGAACAGCTGATGGAACGCCTGCAGGAG
It contains:
- a CDS encoding NAD(P)/FAD-dependent oxidoreductase; its protein translation is MARELDRMGMNDYLIVEKADSVGGTWRDNTYPGAACDVPSHLYSLSFAPNPYWSRLFPRQGEIRAHMQDIATPWMARGKFRFGWAVTALRWRSDRKIWQVSNSRGDCIDARIVVAAMGGLHVPNWPDLPGRESFAGRHCHSARWDPSIDFAGQRVGVIGTGTSAIQLIPELAKTAGRLTVFQRTPVWVLPRPDVAIPSWLQRLFARLPPLRLAFRAALYLQLELLSLTLLKPRTAFWARWLARRHLRRQIPDTTVRSALQPDYPIGCKRIALSSDYYPALQRANVHLDSAAIAAIEPGGMRMADGRHVALDVLVYATGFRPMDVLAAVQVEGEGGASLDRVWSERPCTANGVAVPGFPNLFFLLGPNTALGHNSVLYMIESQTRHIATLLRDMRRKRATRIDATPAAMTRFIADIDRAFPGTAWAGGCRSWYLDAKGRNIALWVGPAIGYRWRLWRARHRDYIID
- a CDS encoding (d)CMP kinase; its protein translation is MDKAGIPVVTIDGPSGSGKGTISRALAERLGWHFLDSGALYRAVGLAASWADIDLNDDDALARCAAETSVQFVDRKGDDPLVFVNGVESSSDLRTELAGATASAIAAVPAVRAALVDKQRSFRQAPGLVADGRDMGTVIFPEAVIKVFLTASADERAERRYKQLKQKGFEVTLSTLLREILARDARDAERPVAPLKPASDAILIDTTGIGIDEVVDRVLAQVLANPY